The following are from one region of the Zonotrichia leucophrys gambelii isolate GWCS_2022_RI chromosome 1A, RI_Zleu_2.0, whole genome shotgun sequence genome:
- the LOC135442416 gene encoding histone H2A-IV-like, with product MSGRGKQGGKARAKAKSRSSRAGLQFPVGRVHRLLRKGNYAERVGAGAPVYLAAVLEYLTAEILELAGNAARDNKKTRIIPRHLQLAIRNDEELNKLLGKVTIAQGGVLPNIQAVLLPKKTDSHKVKAK from the coding sequence ATGTCGGGTCGCGGGAAGCAGGGCGGCAAGGCGCGGGCCAAGGCCAAGTCGCGCTCGTCGCGGGCCGGGCTGCAGTTCCCCGTGGGCCGCGTGCACCGGCTGCTGCGCAAGGGCAACTACGCGGAGCGCGTGGGCGCGGGCGCGCCGGTGTACCTGGCGGCCGTGCTGGAGTACCTGACGGCCGAGATCCTGGAGCTGGCGGGCAACGCGGCCCGCGACAACAAGAAGACGCGCATCATCCCCCGCCACCTGCAGCTCGCCATCCGCAACGACGAGGAGCTCAACAAGCTGCTGGGCAAGGTGACGATCGCGCAGGGCGGCGTGCTGCCCAACATCCAGGCCGTGCTGCTGCCCAAGAAGACTGACAGCCACAAGGTGAAAGCCAAGTAA
- the LOC135442422 gene encoding histone H2B 1/2/3/4/6 — protein sequence MPEPAKSAPAPKKGSKKAVTKTQKKGDKKRKKSRKESYSIYVYKVLKQVHPDTGISSKAMGIMNSFVNDIFERIAGEASRLAHYNKRSTITSREIQTAVRLLLPGELAKHAVSEGTKAVTKYTSSK from the coding sequence ATGCCCGAGCCGGCCAAGTCCGCCCCCGCGCCCAAGAAGGGCTCCAAGAAGGCGGTGACCAAGACGCAGAAGAAGGGCGACAAGAAGCGCAAGAAGAGCCGCAAGGAGAGCTACTCCATCTACGTGTACAAGGTGCTGAAGCAGGTGCACCCCGACACGGGCATCTCGTCCAAGGCCATGGGCATCATGAACTCCTTCGTCAACGACATCTTCGAGCGCATCGCGGGCGAGGCCTCGCGCCTGGCGCACTACAACAAGCGCTCCACCATCACCTCGCGGGAGATCCAGACGGCCGTGCGCCTGCTGCTGCCCGGCGAGCTGGCCAAGCACGCCGTGTCCGAGGGCACCAAGGCTGTCACCAAGTACACCAGCTCCAAGTAA
- the LOC135442428 gene encoding histone H2B 5 — MPEPAKSAPAPKKGSKKAVTKTQKKGDKKRRKSRKESYSIYVYKVLKQVHPDTGISSKAMGIMNSFVNDIFERIAGEASRLAHYNKRSTITSREIQTAVRLLLPGELAKHAVSEGTKAVTKYTSSK; from the coding sequence ATGCCCGAGCCGGCCAAGTCCGCCCCCGCGCCCAAGAAGGGCTCCAAGAAAGCCGTCACCAAGACGCAGAAAAAAGGTGACAAGAAACGGCGCAAGAGCCGCAAGGAGAGCTACTCCATCTACGTGTACAAGGTGCTGAAGCAGGTGCACCCCGACACGGGCATCTCGTCCAAGGCCATGGGCATCATGAACTCCTTCGTCAACGACATCTTCGAGCGCATCGCGGGCGAGGCCTCGCGCCTGGCGCACTACAACAAGCGCTCCACCATCACCTCGCGGGAGATCCAGACGGCCGTGCGCCTGCTGCTGCCCGGCGAGCTGGCCAAGCACGCCGTGTCCGAGGGCACCAAGGCTGTCACCAAGTACACCAGCTCCAAGTAA
- the LOC135458468 gene encoding histone H1.11L-like: MEVHLLVTRAPGPAAKKPKKAASGSKARKPAGPSVTELITKAVSASKERKGLSLAALKKALAAGGYDVEKNNSRIKLGLKSLVSKGTLVQTKGTGASGSFRLNKKPGEGKEKAPKKKKAIVIKPRKPASAAKKAVTAKNGPKKVKPAAKSPKKATKAAKPKKAAAEAKTPAKAKAVKPKAAKAKKQPTRSKPHVEIRLLRIYAQPKGALE, encoded by the exons ATGGAAGTACATCTGCTGGTCACTAG AGCGCCCGGGCCCGCCGCCAAGAAGCCGAAGAAGGCGGCGAGCGGCTCCAAGGCCCGCAAGCCCGCGGGGCCCAGCGTCACCGAGCTGATCACCAAGGCCGTGTCCGCCTCCAAGGAACGCAAGGGGCTCTCGCTCGCCGCGCTCAAGAAGGCGCTGGCCGCCGGCGGCTACGATGTGGAGAAGAACAACAGCCGCATCAAGCTGGGGCTCAAGAGCCTCGTCAGCAAGGGCACCCTGGTGCAGACCAAGGGCACCGGCGCCTCCGGCTCCTTCCGCCTCAACAAGAAACCcggagaagggaaggaaaaggctcctaagaagaaaaaagctatAGTAATCAAGCCCAGGAAGCCCGCCAGCGCCGCTAAGAAGGCGGTGACAGCAAAGAACGGTCCCAAGAAAGTTAAGCCTGCAGCCAAGAGCCCCAAGAAGGCAACAAAGGCTGCCAAGCCCAAAAAAGCGGCGGCAGAAGCCAAGACCCCTGCTAAGGCGAAAGCGGTCAAGCCCAAAGCGGCCAAGGCAAAAAAGCAGCCCACAAGAAGTAAGCCCCACGTGGAAATACGCTTGCTTCGCATTTACGCCCAAC CTAAAGGGGCACTTGAATAG
- the LOC135442408 gene encoding histone H3 yields MARTKQTARKSTGGKAPRKQLATKAARKSAPATGGVKKPHRYRPGTVALREIRRYQKSTELLIRKLPFQRLVREIAQDFKTDLRFQSSAVMALQEASEAYLVGLFEDTNLCAIHAKRVTIMPKDIQLARRIRGERA; encoded by the coding sequence ATGGCGCGCACGAAGCAGACGGCGCGGAAGTCGACGGGCGGCAAGGCGCCCCGCAAGCAGCTGGCCACCAAGGCTGCCCGCAAGAGCGCGCCGGCCACGGGCGGCGTCAAGAAGCCGCACCGCTACCGGCCCGGCACGGTGGCGCTGCGCGAGATCCGGCGCTACCAGAAGTCCACGGAGCTGCTGATCCGCAAGCTGCCTTTCCAGCGCCTGGTGCGCGAGATCGCGCAGGACTTCAAGACCGACCTGCGCTTCCAGAGCTCGGCCGTCATGGCGCTGCAGGAGGCCAGCGAGGCCTACCTGGTGGGGCTCTTCGAGGACACCAACCTGTGCGCCATCCACGCCAAGCGCGTCACCATCATGCCCAAGGACATCCAGCTGGCCCGCCGCATCCGCGGAGAGCGCGCCTGA
- the LOC135442415 gene encoding histone H2A-IV-like: MSGRGKQGGKARAKAKSRSSRAGLQFPVGRVHRLLRKGNYAERVGAGAPVYLAAVLEYLTAEILELAGNAARDNKKTRIIPRHLQLAIRNDEELNKLLGKVTIAQGGVLPNIQAVLLPKKTDSHKVKAK, translated from the coding sequence ATGTCGGGTCGCGGGAAGCAGGGCGGCAAGGCGCGAGCCAAGGCCAAGTCGCGCTCGTCGCGGGCCGGGCTGCAGTTCCCCGTGGGCCGCGTGCACCGGCTGCTGCGCAAGGGCAACTACGCGGAGCGCGTGGGCGCGGGCGCGCCGGTGTACCTGGCGGCCGTGCTGGAGTACCTGACGGCCGAGATCCTGGAGCTGGCGGGCAACGCGGCCCGCGACAACAAGAAGACGCGCATCATCCCCCGCCACCTGCAGCTCGCCATCCGCAACGACGAGGAGCTCAACAAGCTGCTGGGCAAGGTGACGATCGCGCAGGGCGGCGTGCTGCCCAACATCCAGGCCGTGCTGCTGCCCAAGAAGACCGACAGCCACAAGGTGAAAGCGAAGTGA
- the LOC135442400 gene encoding histone H1.11L-like, which translates to MAESAPAPAAESAPAAPAKAPAAKAAAKKPKKAASGSKARKPAGPSVTELITKAVSASKERKGLSLAALKKALAAGGYDVEKNNSRIKLGLKSLVSKGTLVQTKGTGASGSFRLSKKPGEVKEKAPKKKASAAKPKKPAAKKPASAAKKPKKVVTAKSPKKAKKPAAKKTAKSPKKATKAAKPKKAAAAAKSPAKAKAVKPKAAKPKAAKAKVAKAKKAAPKKK; encoded by the coding sequence ATGGCCGAGAGCGCCCCAGCCCCCGCCGCAGAGagcgcgcccgccgccccggccAAGGCCCCCGCCGCCAAGGCCGCCGCTAAGAAGCCGAAGAAGGCGGCGAGCGGCTCCAAGGCCCGCAAGCCCGCGGGGCCCAGCGTCACCGAGCTGATCACCAAGGCCGTGTCCGCCTCCAAGGAGCGCAAGGGGCTCTCGCTCGCCGCGCTCAAGAAGGCGCTGGCCGCCGGCGGCTACGATGTGGAGAAGAACAACAGCCGCATCAAGCTGGGGCTCAAGAGCCTCGTCAGCAAGGGCACCCTGGTGCAGACCAAGGGCACCGGCGCCTCCGGCTCCTTCCGCCTCAGCAAGAAACCCGGGGAAGTGAAGGAAAAAGCCCCGAAAAAGAAAGCTTCGGCAGCTAAGCCCAAGAAGCCGGCGGCGAAGAAGCCCGCCAGCGCCGCTAAGAAGCCCAAGAAAGTGGTGACAGCAAAGAGCCCCAAGAAAGCCAAGAAACCTGCAGCCAAGAAAACAGCGAAGAGCCCCAAGAAGGCGACAAAGGCCGCTAAGCCCAAAAAAGCGGCGGCAGCAGCCAAGAGCCCGGCTAAGGCGAAAGCGGTGAAGCCCAAAGCAGCCAAGCCAAAAGCTGCAAAGGCAAAAGTGGCCAAGGCAAAGAAGGCAGCACCGAAGAAAAAGTAA
- the LOC135442421 gene encoding histone H2A-IV produces MSGRGKQGGKARAKAKSRSSRAGLQFPVGRVHRLLRKGNYAERVGAGAPVYLAAVLEYLTAEILELAGNAARDNKKTRIIPRHLQLAIRNDEELNKLLGKVTIAQGGVLPNIQAVLLPKKTDSHKAKAK; encoded by the coding sequence ATGTCGGGTCGCGGGAAGCAGGGCGGCAAGGCGCGGGCCAAGGCCAAGTCGCGCTCGTCGCGGGCCGGGCTGCAGTTCCCTGTGGGCCGCGTGCACCGGCTGCTGCGCAAGGGCAACTACGCGGAGCGCGTGGGCGCGGGCGCGCCGGTGTACCTGGCGGCCGTGCTGGAGTACCTGACGGCCGAGATCCTGGAGCTGGCGGGCAACGCGGCCCGCGACAACAAGAAGACGCGCATCATCCCCCGCCACCTGCAGCTCGCCATCCGCAACGACGAGGAGCTCAACAAGCTGCTGGGCAAGGTGACGATCGCGCAGGGCGGCGTGCTGCCCAACATCCAGGCCGTGCTGCTGCCCAAGAAGACCGACAGCCACAAGGCCAAAGCCAAGTGA
- the LOC135442425 gene encoding histone H2B 1/2/3/4/6: MPEPAKSAPAPKKGSKKAVTKTQKKGDKKRKKSRKESYSIYVYKVLKQVHPDTGISSKAMGIMNSFVNDIFERIAGEASRLAHYNKRSTITSREIQTAVRLLLPGELAKHAVSEGTKAVTKYTSSK, translated from the coding sequence ATGCCCGAGCCGGCCAAGTCCGCCCCCGCGCCCAAGAAGGGCTCGAAGAAGGCGGTGACCAAGACGCAGAAGAAGGGCGACAAGAAGCGCAAGAAGAGCCGCAAGGAGAGCTACTCCATCTACGTGTACAAGGTGCTGAAGCAGGTGCACCCCGACACGGGCATCTCGTCCAAGGCCATGGGCATCATGAACTCCTTCGTCAACGACATCTTCGAGCGCATCGCGGGCGAGGCCTCGCGCCTGGCGCACTACAACAAGCGCTCCACCATCACCTCGCGGGAGATCCAGACGGCCGTGCGCCTGCTGCTGCCCGGCGAGCTGGCCAAGCACGCCGTGTCCGAGGGCACCAAGGCTGTCACCAAGTACACCAGCTCCAAGTAA